A single window of Micrococcaceae bacterium Sec5.1 DNA harbors:
- a CDS encoding LacI family DNA-binding transcriptional regulator produces the protein MTDVTNSGAATTPTKRGRGEKSSPTIYDIAKLAGVNPSTVSRALSKPGRVSAKTQKIIEDAAEQLNYQVNPFARALPTGRTQTIGLIVADITNPTFFDIIRGAETTGSARDYTLVLAESAESPETEVTAGRRLLNTVDGLILASPRMDDDHIRALAEDKPVVVINREVQGVPCVVPDVNKGISQAVRSLAANGHENLAYVAGPKQSWMTARRWEGVKAACDWSKLGAVRLESSKPTVDGGRQVARDVLESGATAVITYNDLLAIGLMQELQAGGMRVPDQISIVGFDDIFGADFTTPALTTVRSPLGECGTRAVTILLDMLQGHDAPSEAVSVETELVVRGSSGRLLS, from the coding sequence GTGACCGACGTGACGAACTCCGGAGCAGCCACTACCCCCACCAAACGCGGCCGGGGGGAGAAGTCCTCACCCACCATCTACGACATCGCCAAGCTTGCAGGCGTCAACCCCTCCACGGTGTCCCGTGCCTTGAGCAAGCCCGGGAGGGTGAGTGCCAAGACGCAGAAGATCATCGAGGATGCAGCCGAGCAACTGAATTACCAGGTGAACCCGTTCGCCCGCGCGCTTCCAACGGGAAGGACGCAGACCATTGGGTTGATCGTTGCAGATATCACCAATCCGACCTTCTTTGACATCATCCGCGGCGCTGAAACCACTGGCTCGGCCCGTGATTACACCCTGGTCCTGGCTGAATCCGCAGAGTCGCCAGAGACGGAAGTCACGGCAGGACGTCGCCTGCTGAATACTGTGGACGGCCTCATCCTGGCCAGCCCCCGCATGGATGACGACCACATCCGCGCGCTGGCTGAGGACAAGCCGGTAGTCGTTATCAACCGCGAGGTCCAGGGCGTCCCATGTGTGGTGCCGGACGTCAACAAGGGCATCAGCCAAGCGGTCAGAAGTCTCGCTGCCAATGGCCATGAGAACCTCGCCTACGTTGCGGGTCCAAAGCAGTCCTGGATGACGGCTCGCCGCTGGGAGGGCGTTAAAGCGGCATGCGATTGGTCAAAGCTGGGTGCAGTCCGCCTGGAATCGTCCAAACCCACGGTCGACGGCGGCCGGCAGGTAGCGCGCGACGTCCTGGAAAGCGGAGCGACCGCGGTCATCACGTACAACGACCTCCTTGCCATCGGTTTGATGCAGGAACTCCAAGCCGGTGGGATGCGGGTTCCAGACCAGATCAGCATCGTGGGCTTTGACGATATCTTCGGCGCGGACTTCACTACTCCAGCCTTAACCACAGTGCGCTCACCCCTTGGGGAGTGCGGAACCCGTGCAGTCACCATTCTGTTGGACATGCTGCAAGGCCACGATGCCCCCAGCGAAGCCGTGAGCGTGGAGACCGAGCTCGTGGTGCGAGGGTCCAGCGGAAGGCTGCTGAGCTAG
- the chvE gene encoding multiple monosaccharide ABC transporter substrate-binding protein gives MRLKKLLGAVAVVLTLTVGATGCGSRGGAAESSSTAKPSDSLVGISMPTQTSERWIADGANVEKSLKDLGYKTDLQFANDDIPTQVSQIENMLTKGAKALIIAAIDGTTLTDVLAKAKEQNVKVIAYDRLINGTPNVDYYTTFDNYTVGVQQATSLLTGLGLVDASGKKVDGKGPFNVELFAGSPDDNNANFFWTGAMDTLKPYLDAGTLKVPSGQTKFEQAAILRWQAPVAQKRMEDILTSAYSSGTKLDGVLSPYDGLSIGIISALTSTGGYSTGKLPVVTGQDAEKGSVKSIIAGEQYSTIFKDTRQLGAQAVKMVDAVLKGTEPETNDTKTYNNKVKVVPAFLLKSVIITKDNYKKELIDSGYYKESDVK, from the coding sequence GTGAGATTAAAGAAACTCCTGGGCGCCGTAGCGGTTGTCCTTACCTTGACCGTGGGAGCCACGGGCTGCGGTAGCCGCGGAGGAGCTGCAGAATCCAGCAGCACCGCCAAGCCCAGCGATTCGCTGGTCGGCATTTCGATGCCGACTCAGACGTCCGAGCGTTGGATTGCCGATGGCGCCAACGTTGAGAAGTCCTTGAAGGACCTTGGTTACAAGACTGACCTTCAGTTCGCCAACGATGACATCCCTACGCAGGTTTCCCAGATTGAGAACATGCTGACCAAGGGCGCCAAGGCCCTGATCATCGCAGCAATTGATGGCACCACGCTGACCGACGTCCTGGCCAAGGCCAAGGAACAGAACGTCAAGGTCATCGCCTACGACCGCCTCATCAACGGAACCCCGAACGTTGATTACTACACCACCTTCGACAACTACACCGTGGGTGTCCAGCAGGCTACGTCACTGCTCACCGGCCTTGGCCTGGTGGACGCAAGTGGCAAGAAGGTTGATGGCAAGGGCCCGTTCAACGTGGAGCTCTTCGCCGGAAGCCCAGATGACAACAACGCCAACTTCTTCTGGACTGGCGCCATGGACACCCTCAAGCCGTACCTGGATGCAGGCACGCTGAAGGTTCCCAGTGGCCAGACCAAGTTCGAGCAGGCAGCGATCCTGCGCTGGCAGGCACCCGTTGCCCAGAAGCGCATGGAAGACATCCTCACCTCGGCTTACAGCTCCGGCACCAAGCTGGACGGCGTGCTCTCCCCGTATGACGGCCTTTCCATCGGCATCATCTCGGCGCTGACCAGCACCGGTGGCTACTCCACCGGAAAGCTGCCGGTAGTTACCGGCCAGGACGCCGAAAAGGGCTCCGTGAAGTCCATCATCGCCGGCGAGCAGTACTCCACGATCTTCAAAGACACCCGCCAGCTCGGCGCGCAGGCCGTGAAGATGGTTGACGCCGTGCTCAAGGGTACGGAACCGGAAACCAACGACACCAAGACCTACAACAACAAGGTCAAGGTTGTTCCGGCCTTCCTCCTGAAGTCCGTCATCATCACCAAGGACAACTACAAGAAGGAACTCATCGACTCGGGCTACTACAAGGAATCCGACGTCAAGTAA
- the mmsA gene encoding multiple monosaccharide ABC transporter ATP-binding protein encodes MNVPILQMRGITKTFPGVKALQDVTLDVNRGEVHAICGENGAGKSTLMKVLSGVYPHNSFDGDILFENEPCEFNSISDSEKRGIVIIHQELALSPYLSIAENIYLGNELANNGWVDWRKTNLEAAKLLARVGLSENPVTPIQHISVGKQQLVEIAKALSKEVKLLILDEPTAALNDEDSDHLLDLILHLKGQGVTSIIISHKLNEIRKVADAVTIIRDGKSIETLRLDQGQITQERIIRGMVGRDLESLYPDRTPNIGEEVLRIEDWTVQHPQDHSRTVVHNANMNVRKGEVVGLAGLMGAGRTELAMSVFGRTYGRAVSGKVYKYGEEINTSTVSDAIDHGIAYATEDRKHYGLNLIEDIKRNISMAALNKLAKRGWVDGNKETTVANHYRKSMNIKAPSVAAITGKLSGGNQQKVVLSKWMFSDPDVLILDEPTRGIDVGAKFEIYTIINELAAAGKAVIVISSELPELLGICDRIYTLSAGHITGEVPIAEATQETLMHFMTQEKE; translated from the coding sequence ATGAACGTACCCATTCTTCAAATGCGAGGAATAACCAAGACCTTCCCCGGGGTCAAGGCCCTTCAGGACGTCACCCTGGATGTAAACCGCGGCGAAGTCCACGCTATCTGTGGAGAGAACGGCGCCGGGAAATCCACCCTGATGAAGGTGTTGTCCGGGGTGTACCCGCACAACTCCTTTGACGGCGACATTCTTTTTGAGAACGAACCCTGCGAATTCAACAGCATCTCGGACAGCGAGAAGCGCGGGATCGTGATCATCCACCAGGAACTGGCCCTTAGCCCGTACCTTTCCATCGCAGAGAACATTTACCTCGGCAACGAACTGGCAAACAACGGCTGGGTGGATTGGCGGAAAACCAACCTCGAAGCCGCCAAGCTGCTTGCCCGCGTAGGTCTGAGCGAAAACCCCGTCACACCCATCCAGCACATCAGTGTTGGCAAGCAGCAGCTGGTGGAGATTGCCAAGGCGCTCTCCAAAGAGGTGAAGCTCCTCATCCTGGACGAGCCAACCGCTGCGCTGAACGATGAAGACTCGGACCACCTGCTGGACCTCATCCTGCACCTCAAGGGCCAGGGCGTCACCAGCATCATCATCAGCCACAAACTCAACGAGATCCGCAAGGTGGCCGATGCCGTCACCATCATCCGCGATGGCAAGTCCATCGAGACCCTGCGGCTGGACCAGGGCCAGATCACCCAGGAACGCATCATCCGCGGAATGGTGGGACGTGACCTTGAAAGCCTCTATCCGGACCGGACTCCGAACATCGGCGAGGAAGTCCTCCGCATTGAAGACTGGACCGTTCAGCATCCCCAGGACCACAGCCGCACCGTGGTGCACAATGCCAACATGAATGTCCGCAAGGGCGAAGTAGTGGGCTTGGCGGGCCTTATGGGCGCGGGCCGCACCGAGTTGGCCATGAGCGTTTTCGGCCGGACGTACGGACGCGCCGTTTCGGGCAAGGTCTATAAGTACGGCGAAGAGATCAACACTTCCACCGTTTCGGACGCGATCGATCACGGCATTGCCTACGCCACCGAGGACCGCAAGCACTATGGCCTGAACCTGATCGAGGACATCAAACGGAACATCTCCATGGCAGCGCTGAACAAGCTGGCCAAACGCGGATGGGTTGATGGCAACAAAGAAACCACCGTTGCCAACCACTACCGGAAGAGCATGAACATCAAGGCGCCGTCCGTTGCAGCCATCACCGGCAAGCTTTCCGGCGGTAATCAGCAGAAAGTGGTGCTGAGCAAGTGGATGTTCTCGGATCCGGACGTGCTGATCCTGGACGAACCAACCCGCGGTATCGACGTCGGCGCAAAGTTCGAGATCTACACGATCATCAATGAACTCGCGGCCGCCGGGAAAGCCGTAATCGTGATCTCCTCGGAGCTGCCTGAGCTCCTGGGCATTTGCGACAGGATCTACACGCTGTCCGCAGGGCACATCACCGGCGAGGTCCCCATCGCCGAGGCCACCCAGGAAACCCTCATGCACTTCATGACTCAAGAGAAGGAATAG
- a CDS encoding sugar phosphate isomerase/epimerase: MATIGVQAMMLKDSFADVGAFETLRKVSAIGYNAVEISQIPMTAENVGELDRSRTELGMDIAALSVNIEGRKGMPVESLADDFDKIVDDAKRLDTSLLRIGMLPFGAMKSLDSVVEFAKQANGYAERLQEQGISLYYHNHHIEFAKFDGKYMLDIIAENSPAMGMEIDVHWVQRGGLDPVRTLQKYAGKTAMVHLKDYRIGQMPESSFGLLEKGDFPGFMAEFRNVVQFAEVGEGNLDFPSIIPAAMAAGARYLLVEQDELYGRTVWDALQTSYDNLVAMGHADLF; the protein is encoded by the coding sequence CATGATGCTGAAGGACAGTTTTGCTGATGTGGGAGCATTCGAAACGCTCCGCAAGGTCAGTGCGATCGGCTATAACGCCGTCGAAATTTCCCAGATCCCCATGACTGCGGAGAACGTGGGCGAGCTGGACCGCTCCCGCACGGAGCTGGGCATGGACATTGCCGCGCTTTCGGTCAATATTGAAGGCCGCAAGGGCATGCCCGTGGAATCACTGGCAGACGACTTCGACAAGATCGTGGACGATGCCAAGCGCCTGGATACCTCGTTGCTGCGCATTGGCATGCTTCCGTTCGGGGCAATGAAGTCTTTGGATTCGGTGGTTGAATTCGCCAAGCAAGCCAACGGCTACGCCGAACGGCTGCAGGAACAAGGCATCAGCCTTTACTACCACAACCACCACATTGAGTTCGCGAAGTTCGACGGCAAATACATGCTGGATATCATCGCCGAAAACTCCCCGGCCATGGGTATGGAGATTGATGTCCACTGGGTGCAGCGCGGCGGCCTGGATCCCGTCCGCACCCTCCAAAAGTACGCCGGCAAGACTGCCATGGTGCACCTCAAGGACTACAGGATCGGCCAGATGCCGGAATCGTCCTTCGGGCTTCTGGAGAAGGGCGACTTCCCCGGGTTCATGGCGGAGTTCCGGAATGTGGTGCAGTTCGCCGAAGTAGGCGAAGGCAACCTGGACTTCCCATCCATCATCCCTGCCGCCATGGCCGCTGGGGCCCGGTATCTCCTGGTGGAGCAGGACGAACTGTATGGACGGACCGTCTGGGATGCACTCCAGACCTCGTACGACAACCTGGTGGCCATGGGCCACGCCGACCTTTTCTAG
- a CDS encoding mannitol dehydrogenase family protein, which yields MSVDGLPRLNREVKAVEKAPVRIVHLGLGAFHRSHQAWYTQHAGDAGDWGIASFTGRRPDAAAVLAEQDGLFTVVERSDAGDSFEVVVSVVEAIDGANVGRLTELVAAPQTAVITLTITEAAYAHGADDLPRLVAGQQPTTPLGRLVLGLGARRDADAGPLAVVSCDNLSDNGNVARAGVAEIALGFDAGLADWIERNVSFVSTSVDRITPRTTADDVALVSEQCGYRDEAPVVTEPFHNWVLSGQFPSGRPRWEDAGAVFVDDIEPYENRKLWLLNGAHSILAYAGQLRGHTTVAQALGDAVCREAVEEFWDEAARHLSGEELRIPEYRTALLDRFGNSRIAHHLAQIAVDGSTKLRMRALPVFRAERAAGRSGTAAARMIAVWSAYAAVNPELQDPKASAIAAANGLSGSARVAALLGLLDPDLATEPGVAELVQELSSDWATARAGTGTAA from the coding sequence ATGAGCGTGGATGGGCTCCCTCGATTGAACCGCGAGGTCAAAGCAGTGGAAAAGGCTCCCGTGCGCATTGTGCACCTCGGACTCGGGGCCTTTCACCGTTCGCACCAGGCCTGGTACACGCAGCATGCTGGCGACGCAGGGGATTGGGGCATCGCCTCCTTCACGGGGCGTCGTCCGGATGCCGCAGCAGTTCTGGCGGAACAGGACGGCCTTTTTACCGTGGTGGAACGATCCGATGCAGGGGATTCCTTCGAGGTTGTAGTCAGCGTTGTAGAAGCCATCGATGGCGCCAACGTTGGACGATTGACCGAACTCGTCGCAGCACCGCAAACCGCTGTGATAACTCTGACCATCACGGAAGCAGCATATGCGCACGGCGCGGATGACCTGCCGCGGCTGGTGGCGGGGCAGCAACCCACGACGCCGTTGGGACGCTTGGTCCTTGGCCTCGGCGCCCGCAGGGACGCCGACGCCGGACCCCTCGCAGTGGTTTCCTGCGACAACCTCTCGGACAACGGAAACGTGGCCCGTGCGGGTGTAGCGGAAATCGCCCTGGGCTTCGACGCCGGACTTGCCGACTGGATCGAGCGCAACGTCAGCTTTGTCAGCACCTCGGTGGACCGCATCACGCCCCGAACCACAGCCGACGATGTTGCTCTGGTCAGTGAACAGTGCGGGTACCGGGACGAAGCTCCGGTAGTCACTGAACCGTTCCACAACTGGGTGCTGAGCGGACAATTCCCCTCAGGGCGTCCACGTTGGGAAGACGCCGGAGCCGTTTTTGTGGATGACATCGAACCTTACGAAAACCGCAAACTTTGGCTCCTTAATGGCGCGCATTCCATCCTGGCTTATGCCGGGCAGTTGCGCGGCCACACCACAGTGGCGCAGGCCTTGGGTGACGCCGTATGCCGTGAAGCTGTTGAGGAATTCTGGGACGAAGCTGCCAGGCACCTTTCCGGCGAGGAACTCCGCATCCCCGAATACCGGACTGCCTTGCTTGATCGCTTTGGGAACTCCCGGATCGCACACCATCTGGCCCAGATCGCCGTGGACGGCAGCACCAAGCTCCGAATGCGTGCACTGCCGGTGTTTCGTGCGGAGCGGGCCGCAGGGCGAAGCGGCACTGCCGCGGCGAGAATGATCGCGGTGTGGTCCGCCTACGCCGCCGTCAATCCTGAGCTGCAGGATCCCAAGGCTTCAGCCATTGCAGCTGCCAACGGGCTCTCTGGGAGTGCGCGGGTCGCAGCGTTGCTGGGGCTTTTGGATCCGGACCTTGCCACCGAACCAGGAGTGGCAGAGCTGGTGCAGGAGCTGAGCTCGGATTGGGCCACTGCCCGTGCCGGGACAGGAACTGCAGCGTAG
- a CDS encoding Gfo/Idh/MocA family oxidoreductase: MSTKVRLGIIGLGQQGGAYAKFITDGLVPNMEIGAICDVDPAKKELAASQYPDVPFYDDYIALLESGSVDAVITCVPHFLHPEMGIESLKRDIHALVEKPAGVYTKQVKELNEFAASKPELSFGIMFNQRNNPLYKKLKEIVDNGEIGKIRRSNWIITNWWRPQGYYNSSEWRATWGGEGGGVLVNQAPHQLDLWQWICGVPQSVYSKVAYGFRRDIAVEDEVTAVVDYGDGATGVFVTATHDIVGTDRFEILGDQGKIVVEDSKVATVTRLVKPEREISDSMGMDDVRKLFMGQLNREELYSSEVIEFESAWGGQHAGVLENFAANILDGTPLLAPGSDGINGVRLANAIHLSSWTGKEVSLDFDEDEFLRELNKRIAEEGKFPERS; this comes from the coding sequence ATGAGCACGAAAGTACGCCTCGGCATCATCGGCCTGGGCCAGCAAGGCGGCGCCTACGCCAAGTTCATCACCGACGGCTTGGTCCCGAATATGGAGATCGGCGCCATTTGCGACGTCGATCCTGCCAAGAAGGAACTTGCCGCATCCCAGTACCCGGATGTCCCGTTCTACGACGACTACATAGCCCTGCTGGAAAGCGGTTCGGTTGATGCTGTTATCACCTGCGTGCCGCACTTCCTGCACCCTGAGATGGGCATCGAATCACTCAAGCGAGACATCCATGCGCTGGTGGAGAAGCCTGCCGGGGTCTACACCAAGCAGGTCAAGGAGCTGAACGAGTTCGCCGCTTCGAAGCCTGAGCTCTCCTTCGGCATCATGTTCAACCAGCGCAACAACCCGCTCTACAAGAAGCTCAAGGAAATCGTCGATAACGGCGAGATTGGCAAGATCCGCCGCTCCAACTGGATCATCACCAACTGGTGGCGGCCGCAGGGTTACTACAACTCCAGCGAGTGGCGGGCTACGTGGGGCGGCGAGGGTGGCGGCGTTCTGGTCAACCAGGCGCCGCACCAGCTGGATCTGTGGCAGTGGATCTGTGGCGTCCCGCAGTCCGTCTACTCCAAGGTGGCGTACGGCTTCCGCCGCGACATCGCCGTCGAGGATGAGGTCACCGCAGTGGTCGACTATGGCGACGGCGCGACGGGCGTTTTCGTGACGGCCACCCACGACATCGTGGGAACCGACAGATTCGAAATCCTGGGTGACCAGGGCAAGATCGTGGTGGAGGACAGCAAGGTGGCCACAGTCACCCGGCTGGTCAAGCCGGAGCGGGAAATCAGCGATTCCATGGGCATGGATGATGTCCGCAAGCTCTTTATGGGCCAGCTGAACCGCGAGGAGTTGTACAGCAGCGAGGTTATCGAGTTCGAGTCTGCGTGGGGCGGCCAGCACGCCGGGGTCCTGGAGAACTTTGCGGCCAACATTCTGGATGGCACTCCTCTGCTTGCTCCGGGTTCCGACGGAATCAACGGCGTCCGCCTGGCCAATGCCATCCACCTCTCCAGCTGGACCGGCAAGGAGGTCTCGCTGGACTTTGACGAGGATGAATTCCTCCGGGAACTCAACAAGCGCATCGCTGAAGAGGGCAAGTTCCCCGAGCGTTCTTAA
- the uxaC gene encoding glucuronate isomerase: protein MSQSIAAHPDRLLPADPGTRSIARSLLERVQDLPIISPHGHVDAAVIEQNTPFPDPAALLVSPDHYVTRLIHANGVPMDQLLTGTASAPESREIWRRFVQAWPLFEGTASGYWLSTQFHDVFKLGADLSEMPADASYDAIAAKLVEPDFRPRQLFKDFNIEVLATTDDPLDNLSSHKALTNDPSFNGRVLPTFRPDAYLNAAHPSWNANVDRLIETAADGATGYAGYIAALENRRRYFVEHGAVSADHGVRTPATLKLDAAEAEALFERARTGKATVQDRDAFEAHMMYQMARMSVEDGLVMTIHPGSYRNHHGPTFNKFGPDTGHDIPFAVNYTEAIRPLLQDFGTAKDFHLVLFTLDETVFSRELAPLAGFYPSVFIGAPWWFLDAPDAMLRFRSAVTETAGFSRSSGFIDDTRAFCSIPARHDASRRIEASFLARLVAEHRVTEDRAHELILDVVDSSPRRVFKL from the coding sequence ATGTCACAGTCCATCGCAGCACACCCTGACAGGCTCCTGCCCGCAGATCCCGGGACGCGCAGCATCGCGCGATCCTTGCTGGAGCGCGTCCAGGACCTGCCCATCATTTCTCCGCACGGCCACGTTGACGCGGCTGTTATTGAACAGAACACGCCGTTCCCTGATCCTGCAGCGCTCCTGGTCAGCCCGGACCACTACGTCACCCGCCTGATCCACGCCAATGGTGTTCCGATGGATCAGTTGCTGACAGGTACGGCGTCCGCCCCCGAATCACGGGAGATCTGGAGGCGGTTCGTTCAGGCCTGGCCGCTGTTCGAGGGCACGGCCTCCGGGTACTGGCTAAGCACCCAGTTCCACGATGTGTTCAAACTCGGTGCAGACCTCAGTGAGATGCCGGCTGACGCCAGTTATGACGCCATCGCCGCGAAGCTGGTAGAGCCGGACTTCCGTCCTCGCCAGCTTTTCAAGGACTTCAACATTGAGGTCCTGGCCACCACGGATGATCCCCTGGACAACCTTTCCAGCCACAAGGCCCTCACCAATGACCCCAGCTTCAACGGCCGCGTGCTCCCCACGTTCCGACCGGATGCCTATCTGAATGCGGCGCATCCCAGCTGGAACGCCAACGTTGACCGTTTGATCGAAACTGCGGCCGACGGCGCAACAGGTTACGCCGGCTACATCGCGGCCCTGGAAAACCGCCGTCGCTACTTTGTGGAGCATGGCGCAGTATCGGCGGACCACGGCGTGCGCACCCCGGCCACCCTCAAACTGGATGCTGCCGAGGCGGAAGCGCTCTTTGAACGTGCCCGCACAGGCAAGGCCACCGTGCAGGATCGGGATGCGTTCGAGGCCCACATGATGTACCAAATGGCGCGCATGTCAGTGGAAGACGGACTGGTCATGACCATCCACCCTGGCTCGTACCGCAATCACCACGGGCCCACGTTTAACAAGTTCGGCCCAGACACCGGTCACGATATTCCGTTCGCAGTGAACTACACCGAGGCCATCCGTCCGTTGCTGCAGGATTTCGGCACGGCCAAGGATTTCCACCTGGTGCTCTTCACTCTCGATGAGACTGTTTTCTCCCGTGAACTCGCGCCGTTGGCTGGTTTCTACCCGTCCGTCTTCATCGGTGCGCCGTGGTGGTTCCTCGATGCCCCGGATGCCATGTTGCGCTTCCGTTCTGCAGTTACAGAAACCGCCGGTTTCTCGCGGTCCTCCGGCTTCATCGATGACACCCGCGCGTTCTGCTCCATTCCCGCACGGCACGATGCCTCCCGCAGGATCGAAGCGTCCTTCCTCGCGCGCCTTGTAGCCGAGCACCGCGTGACTGAAGACCGCGCGCACGAGCTGATTCTCGACGTCGTTGATTCCTCGCCACGCAGGGTGTTCAAACTATGA
- a CDS encoding gluconokinase codes for MGAAVAERLGAEFLDGDSLHPQRNIDKMASGTPLNDEDRAPWLAEIGRRFMASNSALVIACSALKRAYRDIIRSADPSVVFVHLQGTRELLNERMNARPGHFMPASLLDSQLATLEPLQSDEAGLVVDIDQPVEKIVDDAFSALEGALS; via the coding sequence GTGGGCGCAGCCGTCGCTGAGCGGCTCGGAGCCGAATTCCTCGACGGCGATTCGCTGCACCCTCAGCGGAACATCGACAAGATGGCCTCAGGTACTCCTCTCAATGACGAGGACCGCGCACCCTGGCTGGCCGAGATCGGGAGGCGATTCATGGCGTCGAACTCTGCTCTTGTCATAGCGTGCAGCGCGCTCAAGCGAGCCTATCGCGACATCATCCGCAGCGCCGATCCATCCGTGGTGTTCGTCCACCTGCAGGGCACACGTGAGTTGCTGAATGAGCGCATGAACGCCCGGCCCGGCCACTTCATGCCCGCGTCCTTGCTGGATTCGCAACTCGCAACGCTTGAGCCATTGCAATCCGATGAAGCCGGCTTGGTAGTGGACATCGATCAGCCCGTGGAGAAGATCGTGGATGACGCGTTCTCAGCACTCGAAGGAGCACTGTCCTAG
- the manD gene encoding D-mannonate dehydratase ManD: MKIIAAEVFVTSPSRNFVTLRITTEDGVTGIGDATLNGRELAVAAYLKEHVAQLLIGKDPHRIEDTWQFLYRSSYWRRGPVTMAAIAAVDMALWDIKGKVAGMPVYQLLGGASRNGLRAYGHASGSDIPSLFDSVREHLELGYKSIRIQTAVPGIKAVYGVAAQAQASGERYDYEPAGRGNFPLEEDWDTRAYLRHLPTVFEAVRNEFGPEIPLLHDGHHRMTPIQAAKLGKALEPYDLFWLEDCTPAENQEGLRLVRQHTTTPLAIGEIFNTVWDYQTLIKEQLIDYVRAASTHFGGISPLKKVMDFAAQYQIKSGFHGPTDISPVGFAAQLHVGLAIHNYGIQEYMQHSDKTNEVFQQSMTFKDGYLHPGDEPGIGVEFNEEAAAAFPYQQAYLPYNRLVDGTVHDW; the protein is encoded by the coding sequence GTGAAAATCATTGCCGCTGAAGTCTTCGTGACCAGCCCCTCCCGGAACTTCGTCACCCTGCGCATCACTACGGAGGACGGGGTGACTGGCATTGGTGACGCGACGCTCAACGGCCGGGAACTCGCCGTCGCCGCGTACCTTAAGGAGCATGTGGCGCAGCTGTTGATCGGGAAGGATCCGCACCGCATCGAAGACACGTGGCAGTTCCTGTACCGCAGCTCGTACTGGCGCCGTGGGCCCGTGACCATGGCCGCGATTGCCGCCGTGGACATGGCGCTGTGGGACATCAAAGGCAAAGTTGCCGGCATGCCCGTCTACCAGTTGCTCGGTGGTGCATCCCGCAACGGGCTGCGTGCCTACGGCCACGCTTCGGGTTCGGACATTCCCTCGCTGTTCGACTCCGTTCGTGAGCACTTGGAACTGGGCTACAAGTCCATCCGAATCCAGACCGCGGTCCCAGGCATCAAGGCCGTCTATGGAGTTGCCGCCCAGGCCCAGGCATCCGGCGAACGCTACGACTATGAGCCTGCCGGCCGCGGCAACTTCCCGCTGGAAGAAGACTGGGACACCCGCGCCTACCTGCGGCACCTGCCTACGGTTTTCGAAGCGGTGCGCAATGAGTTCGGCCCGGAAATTCCGCTGCTTCACGATGGCCACCACCGTATGACGCCCATTCAGGCCGCCAAGCTTGGCAAGGCGCTGGAGCCCTATGACCTGTTCTGGTTGGAGGACTGCACCCCGGCCGAGAACCAGGAAGGCCTGCGCCTGGTCCGTCAGCACACCACCACGCCTTTGGCCATCGGCGAAATCTTCAACACGGTGTGGGATTACCAGACCCTCATCAAGGAACAGTTGATCGACTACGTCCGCGCAGCCTCCACGCACTTCGGCGGCATCTCCCCGCTGAAGAAGGTCATGGACTTCGCCGCCCAGTACCAGATCAAGTCAGGCTTCCACGGGCCCACGGACATCTCCCCGGTGGGCTTCGCCGCCCAGCTGCACGTTGGCCTGGCCATCCACAACTACGGCATCCAGGAATACATGCAGCACTCGGACAAGACCAACGAGGTCTTCCAGCAGTCCATGACGTTCAAGGACGGCTACCTGCACCCGGGGGACGAGCCCGGTATCGGCGTCGAGTTCAACGAGGAAGCAGCAGCCGCCTTCCCGTACCAGCAGGCTTACCTGCCCTACAACCGCCTCGTGGACGGAACCGTTCATGACTGGTGA